The genomic stretch CATTGCTAAAAGATATTTAGCCATGTCTTCGGAAGTCTCTGCCCACTGGACGGTGAGGGGTTGTTCCCGCTCCCCTGCAAGATCAATCCGCCAGGCGGGGAGTTTCCGCCAGTCGACCGCTATCCATTTTTGCAGCGGCATCGATTTCACGACATGTTGGGGGGCGTAAAAGGCAAGATCCTTTTCGTGGCGTTGGGCCACATGCCAGGCCCCCGCAATAAAGATCACGAGCACGGTGACGAGCCCCAGTAATCGTCGAGGAACCACTTCAGCAGAACCCTTCAGGTAGACGATTCCGACCAGGGCCGTCCAGCTCGTGCCTATCAGAAAACCCCCCAGGACATCGGAAAGCCAATGGGCACCAAGGTACAGACGCGAAATCGCGATGATAAAGGAGATCAGAAAGACGGAAACAAAAAATCCCCAGCGCAGAGTGATGGAAAGGCCCTTGGCAAGCAAAATGGCGAGAAAACCATAGAGAATAACACTCATGGATGTGTGGCCGCTGGGGAATCCATATGCCGATGCACCATGATATAACGCCACCGGCCTTGGCAGATGGAGCATCCATTTCAGCAGTTGAACGCCCGATAAACCACCGAGTATGGTCAATACCCAATATCCCGCGGTGCGGTGACACCGTCTAAGAAGAAGCACGAGCAAAACCGCGCCGGCGATACAAAGGTTCAGTAGTGAATCCCCAAGTTCCGTGACCGCCACCAGGATGTGGTCCGCCCAGGGGGTTCGCAGGGATTGAAAAAAGTGATAAACGGCCTGATCCGCAATCACCAGCGGGTCTCCGACAAGAACGTCCTGCAGGACACCAAGAAATCCCCATCCTGCGGATAAGAGCACCAGGACGAGAAAGACCAGGAACAATTCCTCCCCCTTTTGACGTAAGAGGAAAAAAGAGAGGAATCGCTTTAAGGGAATAATCACCCCATGGGCAGGGGTATCAGTGGCAGTCCAATCCTCCAGGGAGGCAAGCCACAGAGGCCCCCGATGTCCGATCAGGAAAACCAGTTTGCGGCTAAGCCAGACGAAAACCCAAATGGCGGTGATGATAACGAAGATGAGCACGGCCAGTCGTGTACTGACAGATTCGGCTAAAGCCAGTGAGGTCCCGAAAAAGACGCCCGGTAGAATATAAACGAAGGCCCAACCTATAGCCGAAAGCACATTGACGACGCCAAAGTGTAACGGACGCATTCCGAGTATACCGGCCACAACCGGGATGATCGGACGTACCGGACC from Deltaproteobacteria bacterium encodes the following:
- a CDS encoding VTT domain-containing protein, giving the protein MLYIKALLAFITHHSALAYGAIFLISLSESLALVGLIVPGTVIMFGVGAVVATGSLELKPVLMLAAAGAIAGDGISYWLGHYYHERLKRIWPFSRYPGMLKNGEIFFHRHGGKSVLFGRFVGPVRPIIPVVAGILGMRPLHFGVVNVLSAIGWAFVYILPGVFFGTSLALAESVSTRLAVLIFVIITAIWVFVWLSRKLVFLIGHRGPLWLASLEDWTATDTPAHGVIIPLKRFLSFFLLRQKGEELFLVFLVLVLLSAGWGFLGVLQDVLVGDPLVIADQAVYHFFQSLRTPWADHILVAVTELGDSLLNLCIAGAVLLVLLLRRCHRTAGYWVLTILGGLSGVQLLKWMLHLPRPVALYHGASAYGFPSGHTSMSVILYGFLAILLAKGLSITLRWGFFVSVFLISFIIAISRLYLGAHWLSDVLGGFLIGTSWTALVGIVYLKGSAEVVPRRLLGLVTVLVIFIAGAWHVAQRHEKDLAFYAPQHVVKSMPLQKWIAVDWRKLPAWRIDLAGEREQPLTVQWAETSEDMAKYLLAMGWCRPPLLNLKNLLGMFSSETPIEQFPLLPRLHDGRVDSLRLVRQVDRQRWVLRLWPTDVRIQGNDTPLFVGTIEVQNRRHMAGLIIAARDTYNGPLEALARTFKRRFALKSVFRTSDCLPGSREHSWLHWRGKVLLVWQKAD